A genome region from Fibrobacter sp. includes the following:
- a CDS encoding oligosaccharide flippase family protein has product MQALKNIKIGVFISLVNILIQGVSVLVQNIIASNLGIVKFGFFGILQSDYTIFCALADFGMATLILAFFGKRATQGRLFTNVLQLRLSMTAVAALAMVLFACIVRRDSPMFYGELVLALGLLFQHAFFDWYFICGNFWKKLLISKVLHTISYTTVMGIALWYFKLDSIPAIAGAMVLAAIPAFGFGVGQAFNTKVFHIGRHTKQFFKLMFKSAGPYAIASLASFAYLPVGLYTIASFANETFLGAYNFAHKLIMLASGLMVHFISSSLISLHQTDSKILHLRDQITFTAFIAVACSPFWLFPEYTLKIIFFAAPWTDDVLQTSCFCLRILSLSLILQATRMGMISTMLKEKRTWLYGIMISLGGLFNIVVCLVGGNFLDSRYIPVLTLTGDLLLSLQLAVYFFKNRRIRW; this is encoded by the coding sequence TTGCAAGCGTTAAAGAATATCAAGATCGGCGTTTTCATTTCCTTGGTGAACATTCTCATCCAGGGCGTTTCCGTCCTCGTCCAGAATATTATCGCTAGCAACCTAGGAATTGTCAAATTCGGATTCTTCGGAATTCTGCAAAGTGACTACACCATATTCTGCGCCTTGGCGGATTTCGGCATGGCCACCCTGATTCTTGCTTTCTTCGGCAAGAGGGCAACCCAGGGCAGGCTATTTACCAACGTCCTGCAACTACGCCTCTCCATGACAGCTGTCGCAGCGCTTGCCATGGTCCTGTTCGCCTGCATAGTCCGCCGGGACAGCCCCATGTTCTACGGAGAACTGGTTCTCGCCCTGGGGCTTCTATTCCAGCACGCATTCTTCGACTGGTATTTCATCTGCGGAAACTTCTGGAAGAAACTGCTCATTTCAAAGGTCCTGCACACCATTTCCTATACCACGGTCATGGGAATAGCCCTCTGGTATTTCAAGCTTGATTCCATCCCGGCCATCGCTGGTGCCATGGTCCTTGCGGCAATTCCCGCATTCGGCTTCGGTGTCGGACAGGCATTCAACACCAAGGTATTCCACATCGGCAGGCACACAAAGCAATTCTTTAAACTCATGTTCAAGTCCGCGGGGCCCTACGCCATTGCAAGCCTAGCCAGCTTCGCATACCTTCCCGTCGGCCTGTACACCATCGCAAGTTTCGCCAACGAGACTTTCCTCGGCGCCTACAATTTTGCACACAAACTAATAATGCTTGCATCCGGGCTCATGGTCCACTTCATTTCCTCGAGCCTCATCTCACTGCATCAAACCGACAGCAAGATCCTCCATCTTCGCGACCAGATTACATTCACGGCATTCATCGCCGTGGCTTGTTCACCCTTCTGGCTCTTCCCGGAATACACACTCAAGATTATCTTCTTCGCAGCCCCCTGGACCGACGACGTTCTCCAGACAAGCTGCTTCTGCCTGCGAATTCTTTCCCTTTCCTTGATACTCCAGGCAACCCGCATGGGAATGATCTCTACCATGCTGAAGGAAAAGCGCACCTGGCTCTACGGAATCATGATTTCACTGGGCGGCCTTTTCAATATCGTCGTCTGCCTTGTAGGCGGCAACTTCCTTGATAGCCGTTATATTCCGGTATTAACTCTTACCGGAGACTTACTGCTGAGCTTGCAGCTGGCCGTCTACTTTTTCAAGAACAGGCGCATCCGCTGGTAA